The nucleotide window CCGACGTCGCACGCCGCCGACATCAACGACGCGGTCTTCGAGCGGATGAGGGCGTAATAATCGGCCTCCGAGAAAGCGAGCGCGTCCACCACCGCCAGCTGTCGCATCTCGCCGACGCTCATCTCCGTCGAAGCTCGAGTCAGCGCGCGAAGGACATCTATGTCGCCCAACGCCACCATCTTGGCGAGCGCTGTCGAATAGAGAAAATCTCCCATGATGACGGAAATCTGATGGCTGAACAGCGAGTTCAGTGTGGGCATTCCGCGCCGAAGCACGGAGTGATCCACGGCATCGTCGTGCACGAGCGTCGCGAGATGCACCAGCTCGACCGCGGCAGCGATCGTTATCGCCTGCGGCTCCGGCTTGCCGGCGACCTCGCTGCAGAGCAGCACCAGTGTCGGACGGAACATCTTGCCGCGCATTCTCATCAGGTGGCGGCCCATCTGCGCGACCAGGGGTGCCTCGTGCGACACCGACGCGACCATCTCGTCGGTCACCGCGTCGAGTGAATCGCTGACCG belongs to Gemmatimonadaceae bacterium and includes:
- a CDS encoding polyprenyl synthetase family protein encodes the protein MSASGLAAPAAPERSNEKDALRRIQASVSDSLDAVTDEMVASVSHEAPLVAQMGRHLMRMRGKMFRPTLVLLCSEVAGKPEPQAITIAAAVELVHLATLVHDDAVDHSVLRRGMPTLNSLFSHQISVIMGDFLYSTALAKMVALGDIDVLRALTRASTEMSVGEMRQLAVVDALAFSEADYYALIRSKTASLMSAACDVGALCGAREYREPLLRYGDALGMVFQIADDLIDYTEGEETTGKPAGLDLREHKVTLPLVAALRVMTPAERARVEALFANDNPGEADIAEVVRIVTINGGLEYARQQGAVFAQQAREALTVLPETVARQALLESISYVMERHA